The sequence GGCGGATATGGAGAAGGAGAAGCATCCACATCCAATGTTAAAATCAATCTCAACACTTTTAACGGAAATATTAAATCAGCAGGAACAGTCACAGGGTCATCGTCATTTGCTGATTACGGCGAATATTTCGAGAGCCTTTCGGGTGAATCGATTCCAAATGGAACAGTAGTAGCATTATCAGGTCGTTATATCGTGCCAGCGGAAAAAGGAGATAAACCGCTAGGTGTAATTTCTGGTACAGCTGGCATCGTTTTGGGTGAAAATACTTATCACCACAAAGGCAAATATCTAAAAGATGATTTTGGCGTTACATTGTATGAATATAGAGATATTGTGGAAAATCATACAGATGAAAATGGTGATGCTTTTGAAAACAAAGTCACTCGTTGCATGCCAGTTGAAAATCCAGATTATGATAGCGACCTGAAAGAATCATATGCGTCTCGTTCGGAACGTCAAGAATGGAACGTGGTTGGCTTGTTAGGTCAAGTCTATGTGCGTATTGACAACACTGTAGAATCAGGTGATAGTTTAGATTTTGAAAAAGGGCGCGCGACGAAAAGTGATAACGGACATTGGCAAGTAATGAGCATCACAACACCTTTTGAACTTTCAAAAGGATACGGCGTTGCGTTAGTTATTGTTAAATAAAGGGAGGTTTATAGATGAGCATTACAAAAATAGCAAAAATGACGACAGAAATAACTGCAGATTATCAAAAACTAAGCGACTTAAATGTCGCTTTTTATAATCAAGATATTAATACATCGATTTTACAGTTTAATGTGACACGCAACGATGCGCCAGTTCCTTTAGGTAAAACTAACGTTGATGGTTATATCGTTTTGCTGCATGAGGATGGCAGCCGCATACAAGACAACCTTGTGATTGTTGACGAAATGGAAGGTGCTATTCAATACACAATCCCACGCGAATTTTTAAAGCATACTGGCAAGGTATTAGGACAAGTATATGTTGCTGTCAAAGGTGTAGACGACACAGCAGTTATGCGACAGTTTAGTTTTGATATTGAGCAGGATTTAATGACAGCTTTTAGCTCAACTAAAAAGTTAGAGTATATAAAAACTTTTGATGATTTACAAACGAAAATAAAGCAGCGTGTCGAGGCTATTGAAGAAGCAATTTCTAACGGAGAAGATTATGTCGCTCAAATGATCGAAACGCTTGATACAGGTAAAAAAGAGATTGCTGCTACTGTCGTAAAAGCTAATGCAGACATTAACAAAGTAGCTACTGGTGCTACTAAAAACATTACTGATACTAGTAATACAGCAGTTGCAACTGTAAATGCCAAAGGTGATGCAGTTTTAAAAACATTCGCAGAGAATGGACAGACGTCAAAGATTACATCTGATAATGGCACATCGCTAACGTTGAATAATTATGACTTATTAAACATCGAAGATATTAAGAATTTTGATGGATATGTTACAAAAGCAACAAACAGTCCGACAGTAGTTAACGACGGCTACCTCAAACGTAAATATAGAACAGGATATATTGAGGTCGCTTACAGTCCGTACAACGCAAATGTGACATACCGCAACGCTTACCATTTCGGAACTAAAGTTTGGTTCGGGTGGGAGAAAATTATCTCTCAATCTGACACAAGCACGTATCAAAAACAAAAAATTACGAATGATGCTGGTGACGCAAAAGTATACCTATCCGGCACTACAACAGATGTGTATGCAGAGTTACTTAAACTAGAGAAAGGTTTTTATAGTGCTTACATCGGCTCAACAGCTGCCAATTCAGCGGAATCTACAGTCCGCGGCTACGTATTTGTACAAGAAAAAGGTCGTTGGATAAGTGTTTCTGGAGTTGGGTCAAATAATAAAACTTATTCTCTGCATTTTGCTGATGGTACGTGGACAGGCTGGGAATCTGCTGTAAAAGCGCAAGAATTAACAGCAATTAAACCAGTGACTTTGTGGCAAGGCTCTGCAAACAGTGTGTCAGACACTGCTTACAATCTTACTGCAGCTATTAACACGTTTAGAGTTGCTATGGTAACTTATAAAACTGCATCAGGCAACAACAAAGTACAAACGTTTAGCGTTGCAACAGACAGTAATCGTATAGTTATCAGCGAAACTAATATAGCTGACGCTGATGCATCTTCAGCTTTGATTTACGAGTGCCGAATCGATACATCAGCATCGACAAGCTTTAAAATCATCGCAGACAATATTTTCAACATTAAAACTAGCGTTGCAACAACAGATGCAAACACACACACGATACTGAAAATCGAAGGAGTGATGTAACATGCAAGTATTATTAGATGATAAAAAAGCAATTTTAGCGTATGCAGTCGTCGGCGAAATCGATGGCGCTGTACAGATTGACGATACACAAATCCCGATTAATTTTGAGGATGATTTCAAGCCTCTTTATTTTGTGTTAAAAAATGATGAAGTAATTAAAAA comes from Brochothrix thermosphacta DSM 20171 = FSL F6-1036 and encodes:
- a CDS encoding BppU family phage baseplate upper protein gives rise to the protein MSITKIAKMTTEITADYQKLSDLNVAFYNQDINTSILQFNVTRNDAPVPLGKTNVDGYIVLLHEDGSRIQDNLVIVDEMEGAIQYTIPREFLKHTGKVLGQVYVAVKGVDDTAVMRQFSFDIEQDLMTAFSSTKKLEYIKTFDDLQTKIKQRVEAIEEAISNGEDYVAQMIETLDTGKKEIAATVVKANADINKVATGATKNITDTSNTAVATVNAKGDAVLKTFAENGQTSKITSDNGTSLTLNNYDLLNIEDIKNFDGYVTKATNSPTVVNDGYLKRKYRTGYIEVAYSPYNANVTYRNAYHFGTKVWFGWEKIISQSDTSTYQKQKITNDAGDAKVYLSGTTTDVYAELLKLEKGFYSAYIGSTAANSAESTVRGYVFVQEKGRWISVSGVGSNNKTYSLHFADGTWTGWESAVKAQELTAIKPVTLWQGSANSVSDTAYNLTAAINTFRVAMVTYKTASGNNKVQTFSVATDSNRIVISETNIADADASSALIYECRIDTSASTSFKIIADNIFNIKTSVATTDANTHTILKIEGVM
- a CDS encoding DUF2977 domain-containing protein, translated to MQVLLDDKKAILAYAVVGEIDGAVQIDDTQIPINFEDDFKPLYFVLKNDEVIKNEDFEKNDEVIGDDEVPTIERISQLENLVLQLLSGGDEL